GTTGATAAAGAATTATGGCGTTCGTGCTTATGCGGACGACGTGAGGATaaatcatcattattttttaaacaagataaacaattttcattttcacagtcgttcaataatttgaacatacgtaggtatgtcttgaatataaaatacacGAAACAAACCAAATTAAACCACATCGTCAGgataatgaaattttgctaaccttttttgacgaaaaatcatcaatgatttcgataaaatgaaaaaaaaaaaaaaacaagaacattTTCACCGTCACAAAGCTTCTCCATAAAGAAGCAAGAAACAACACCTCACAAAATTGGGagaacttctttttttctcagaagattgatttttttccccattttgCATATCAAAACGtattgtcataaaaaaaaaaaaaaaaaaaaaacccgggGTTTCAACACGTGCAAACGGCTTATATTTCCCGTTGAACTtacaaaactaaaataaatatgaaatatcaAACAGTATTTGTAACTACATATTCTCCGGTTCATTTTATAATGTAACGGGCTGTATCGAAGGGGGTGCAAAATCTTTTTGGAAGTGATTTACAAGCAATACGATAATTTATACTAATACTAAtaatataagtaataaataacCGTAACCACTAGTGAATCTAATATCAGCACTGCTGTAATACTTGGCTGCTTAAAAATGCGTCGCGTTTTCACCTGTGTTTGTAATTTACAAACATGTCCTTTTATCGAAACGGATAGGTGACCATCTGGCCTTTAATGTCGACGTTTCCGTAAATACCTGGACTGGGCTCGAATGACGTTTCACATTTCCAACGTGACGTTAGAATTCTCGAGTCATACTTCGCGATTCTTATAAGACCGGTCTTCTTATTCGGAGGACAACATTCAACGAGGAGAGTTCGCAGTCTCTGAGACCGAGGAACGTGCGAATGAAGAACTTCgtatatgaataaattatcgaatcgttgatcgatttttttaaatttcatcacaAATTATTTACGTCGGTGTTCCGTTAATTCGTACTTTtaacccttttttttttcttttcatcgacGGTTGTTCTTCATCGTACCCTGTATCGGCACAGCTTGGAACCGGAAATGGAAATCGTCGAGACGTACCGTTTCCTCATGGAGGAAATTTCCGGTGAGTTTTTAAACCTTCTCAAATTCACCGACTCTCGGGGCttgtttattaaaaatttttttttttaaacgtttaTTTCTGCGGCTGCACGAGTGGAACGCTTTTTAGTGATACATTTTTGAAGGATGGAGggtataaaagtttttcagaatattcagtcgatgtacgtataaatataagaaTGAAGGTCGTTACTTTGATAAAGATTCGTGATACGAAAAAGAACGCTTTGTGTTAATTTGTCAAATTCGTATATCACCAAACTACGATGATTTTTGAAAGGTTGCATGAAGAaactgacaaaaattttgaacaagaGCTTGGATAACGTTTTTAAATGATACAAAACCTGTTGGATTCGTATAATTTCACTTTacgatcgttttttttttttgtttttcgacaAATTCACTGGAacggattcttttttttttggcatcTCAAAAGTAAGTTCAAAACTGTTACCGATCGTTGATTGAAATTAGGATCTTcgtggaataataaaaatgataaaatatccAATTATAAAAACGCCGTGATAGCAAATATCGATCTTTCAGTAATAATATAGAGAGCATAATTTTCCGCATGAAACTACAGTACCTACTCACAATGTTCAAAAATCGACGAACGTACAAAAGTTTTTCGTAATGCCAACAATATTcagacagtttttttaacgatgcctgttttactgaatttttccagtcaaTGTaacaatcaaaatttttctcagtgtggaTTGTTTCcggattgaaattatttcaaacgtatctcggttaatttttttgaaaattcgatcaCTGATTACGCGGCCAGCCTTTCTTTCTATCCGCAGCAAAGAAGTATGGCGGATaataagatataaaaaataaagaaaaataggaAAACGAAGGACTACTAGCACGACTTTCGTCCTGTTTCCAGATCCGAGGGTGAGGAATTGGTTCCTGATGAGCAGCCCGTTACCGGTGGCACTAACGCTCCTCGCCTATTTGGGATTCGTGTTGTACTTCGGACCGCGTTTTATGGAACGACGCAGTCCCTACTCTCTCCACAGGTTTATGGTCGCCTATAACATCTTCGTGGCGATTTCGAGCGGGGTTATATTCTACGGGGTAAGTGTAACTTTATcgcagtcagtcagtcagtcagtcagtcagtcagtcagtcggcCGAGCACTGACTGTGAGTAATAATGAAAGCTCGGTCCCGTCGCTCTCagtctttcttcattttaaaGCTCGCAACTTGGAatatatggggaattccatgatgaccaaattttttaattttaacaaattttccgCAACTGtcccaactctgaaacagtaccCTTAATTTTTTGCAGACTTTTTATCCAACcgctcaattatttataaatgtttaaaacgattttcaaCGACAAAATTTCCAAGGTTCGCATAGAATCCACCGTATACACAGATACGTATAAAAGGCGCAAAGGCGATGAGTTAATTTATAATTGGCAAGGACGATTTCCGCTACGCAAGTCTGTAtacagtataaaaaaaaaaaatatacgggCTGATGAATAATTGCAATCTTTATGAGAGGCGAGGCGAAGGAAGTTGCAAAGAAATGCAAAAAACTTGAGAGGGAGGATAAACCTTGCCGGGAAATCTTCAAAGTTTCATTCATGTaccttttgaataaaaaatcgtcgTTTCCAGCTCCTCACATCAGGTTTCACAACGAACATATCCCTCGGCTGTGAACCGGTCGATTTTTCCTACAGCCCCGAGCCTTTGAACGTGAGTAGATTTCGTTATAACAACTCTGCTTCCATTATATTCAATTCACCGTTCAGTCAGATCGAAATAAGAACGAATTGCATTGACGACATTGCATCACTTTTggtgaaataagaaaacatcAGGTTCTACcgtaaataaa
This region of Neodiprion fabricii isolate iyNeoFabr1 chromosome 7, iyNeoFabr1.1, whole genome shotgun sequence genomic DNA includes:
- the LOC124186385 gene encoding elongation of very long chain fatty acids protein 1-like isoform X3, with product MAFVLMRTTLEPEMEIVETYRFLMEEISDPRVRNWFLMSSPLPVALTLLAYLGFVLYFGPRFMERRSPYSLHRFMVAYNIFVAISSGVIFYGLLTSGFTTNISLGCEPVDFSYSPEPLNMARWVWWLLLLKIVELGDTVVFILRKKYNQASFLHIYHHVATVMLSWIACKYAPDSICDNGCAHGAIADAIMRAGPETTCLHLHVQRCSDILHVLGLLQKIILQKEVAVEM